From the genome of Malus sylvestris chromosome 6, drMalSylv7.2, whole genome shotgun sequence, one region includes:
- the LOC126626830 gene encoding hexosyltransferase GAUT11-like encodes MRRRAAEYRRPVRRRFSNWIWALFGLFSVAGLVLLVVNHNQHEDRVEQPVLERNTRLEQVAHESLNFTEEILSARSFSRQLAEQMTLAKAYVIIAKEHNNLHLAWELSSKIRSCQLLLSTAAMRGEPVTLEEAEPIIKSLSYLIFRAEDAHYDIATTIMTMKSHIQALEERANAATVQSTVFGQLAAEALPKSLHCLNVKLTADWLKKPYLQRLADEKRNSPRLVDNNTYHFCLFSDNVVATSVVVNSTVSNADHPKQLVFHIVTNGINYGTMQAWFQSNDFKGSTIEVQNIEEFSWFNASYSPIMKQLLDADSRDFYFGGYQDMDVVPKLRSPKYLSLLNHLRFYIPEIYPQLEKVVFLDDDVVVQKDLTPLFSLDLHGNVNGAVETCLEAFHRYYKYLNFSNPIISAKFDPQACGWAFGMNVFDLIAWKKANVTARYHYWQEQNANGTLWRLGTLPPGLLTFYGLTEPLDRRWHVLGLGYDLNIDNRLIESAAVVHFNGFMKPWLKLAIGRYKPLWERYVNQSHPYLQDCVTS; translated from the exons ATGCGGAGGCGGGCGGCCGAGTATCGGCGCCCGGTTCGACGGAGGTTTTCGAATTGGATCTGGGCGCTTTTTGGGCTCTTCTCCGTTGCAGGCCTGGTTTTGTTAGTTGTGAACCATAACCAGCATGAAGATCGGGTCGAACAACCCGTGCTG GAGAGAAATACGAGACTTGAGCAGGTTGCTCATGAGAGTTTAAATTTTACTGAAGAAATATTGAGTGCTAGATCGTTTTCCAGGCAGCTAGCTGAACAAATGACGCTTGCCAAAGCTTATGTTATTATTGCCAAAGAGCACAATAACCTTCATCTTGCTTGGGAGCTTAGTTCAAAGATCCGAAGTTGCCAGCTTTTGCTGTCAACAGCTGCCATGAGGGGAGAGCCTGTGACACTAGAGGAAGCAGAGCCAATAATTAAAAGCCTATCATACCTTATATTCAGAGCCGAAGATGCACATTATGACATTGCAACCACAATAATGACAATGAAATCCCATATCCAAGCCCTTGAAGAGCGTGCAAATGCCGCAACAGTTCAAAGCACGGTATTCGGGCAACTAGCTGCTGAAGCATTACCCAAAAGCCTCCATTGCCTAAATGTTAAGCTCACAGCTGATTGGCTTAAAAAGCCATATCTGCAACGACTTGCAGATGAAAAGAGGAATTCTCCCAGACTCGTGGACAACAATACCTACCATTTCTGCTTATTTTCAGACAATGTGGTTGCCACCTCTGTGGTTGTCAACTCCACTGTCTCCAATGCTGACCATCCAAAACAGCTGGTCTTCCACATTGTCACAAATGGGATCAACTATGGGACAATGCAGGCGTGGTTCCAAAGTAATGATTTCAAAGGGTCCACAATAGAAGTGCAGAATATTGaggaattttcttggtttaatgCTTCTTATTCACCTATCATGAAACAGCTCCTTGATGCAGATTCGCGAGACTTTTATTTTGGTGGATATCAAGATATGGATGTTGTGCCAAAGCTGCGGAGCCCTAAGTATCTATCTTTGCTCAATCACCTTCGATTCTACATTCCAGAGATCTATCCGCAGCTGGAGAAGGTAGTTTTTCTTGATGACGACGTTGTTGTCCAGAAGGATCTGACCCCACTTTTCTCATTGGATTTGCATGGAAATGTGAATGGAGCAGTGGAAACTTGTCTTGAAGCATTTCATCGTTATTACAAGTATCTGAATTTCTCAAACCCAATCATCAGCGCCAAGTTTGATCCACAGGCATGTGGGTGGGCCTTCGGTATGAATGTCTTTGATTTAATTGCTTGGAAGAAAGCAAATGTAACTGCACGGTATCATTACTGGCAGGAGCAGAATGCCAATGGGACACTTTGGAGGCTGGGCACTCTTCCGCCTGGCCTTCTAACATTTTACGGTCTGACAGAGCCGCTTGATAGGAGATGGCATGTATTAGGACTGGGGTATGATCTGAACATTGACAACCGATTGATTGAGAGTGCGGCGGTGGTTCACTTTAACGGGTTCATGAAGCCGTGGCTGAAGTTGGCCATTGGCAGGTATAAGCCTCTCTGGGAGCGGTATGTAAATCAAAGCCACCCGTACCTCCAAGATTGTGTCACAAGCTAG
- the LOC126627023 gene encoding uncharacterized protein LOC126627023 — protein MGYIDGSKPCHATSSVVSYTFWIRQDQLLLHAILAFVSEQIISLISSSKTSKEAWDKLTKLYTNKTRSRVLNLKEHLTLTRRNTQLVLVFLQAIKAIINELAIIDSPLSDNDVVLHVINGVGPAFKEIVVVVWASDTSIFFENLYDKLIEHETFLQRDAPPADVTPMTALVAQAPRSSQRDFRSVQASQQRPGVDFLDTFSPVVKPTTIRIVLHLALTHGWPLRQLDVNNAFLHGSLSEDVYMVQPPGFDESTVPTHVCKLRKALYGLKQAPRSWK, from the exons ATGGGTTACATTGATGGATCAAAACCATGTCATGCTACCTCCTCTGTTGTGTCCTACACCTTCTGGATTCGTCAAGATCAGCTGCTACTACATGCTATCTTAGCTTTTGTCTCTGAACAGATTATATCTCTCATTTCCTCCTCTAAAACCTCCAAGGAGGCTTGGGACAAGCTCACCAAGCTCTACACCAACAAAACACGTTCTCGGGTTCTCAACCTCAAAGAGCATCTTACGCTTACGCGTCGTAATACACAACTTGTGTTAGTTTTTCTACAAGCTATCAAAGCTATCATTAATGAGCTTGCCATCATTGATTCTCCACTCTCCGACAATGATGTTGTTCTACACGTCATTAATGGTGTTGGACCTGCCTTCAAAGAAATCGTTGTCGTTGTTTGGGCTAGCGATACCTCCATCTTCTTTGAGAATCTGTATGACAAACTCATTGAACATGAAACCTTCCTCCAACGGGATGCACCACCAGCTGATGTTACTCCTATGACTGCCCTTGTTGCTCAAGCTCCCCGATCCTCCCAGCGTGACTTCAGGTCAGTACAAGCCTCCCAACAACGTCCTGGCGTGGATTTCTTAGACACCTTCAGTCCAGTTGTCAAACCCACCACCATCCGTATTGTTCTTCATTTGGCTCTCACTCATGGTTGGCCTCTTCGTCAATTAGACGTGAACAATGCTTTTTTGCATGGATCACTCTCTGAGGATGTTTACATGGTGCAACCCCCCGGGTTCGATGAATCTACTGTTCCAACACATGTCTGCAAACTCCGCAAAGCTTTATATGGCCTCAAGCAGGCACCCCGATCATG GAAATAA
- the LOC126625634 gene encoding flavonol sulfotransferase-like — MAPGDREVEENKMIVPENFEEMLSTLPKEKSWGSGGCFYKYQGFWYSSVWLLGTIWAQCFKARDTDFLLASSPKSGTTWMKALMIAIVNRKHHGSLSSSSHPLLIKNPHNCVPFLELRDQEHMIGSNPITYLDSLPAASPRLLSTHIPYSSLPKSVLAGRIVYIARNPKDVFVSFWKFSEQFASKNNQKLHKSPSISMEEAFELFCNGVSTNGPFWDHVLGYWKASTERPDEVLFVKYEDMKRDTMHHVKKLAEFMGHPFSSEEEREGVLQEVIELCSFENLSNLEVNKSGTFQVHVASQTGQNQLLVDNSAFFRRGEVGDSKNHLTPEMLERLDKITQEKLGTFGLEL, encoded by the coding sequence ATGGCTCCAGGTGATCGAGAAGTAGAGGAAAACAAGATGATTGTTCCCGAAAATTTCGAAGAAATGCTATCAACTCTCCCGAAAGAAAAAAGCTGGGGATCTGGTGGGTGTTTCTACAAATACCAAGGGTTTTGGTATTCCAGCGTTTGGCTTTTAGGGACCATTTGGGCACAATGCTTCAAGGCTAGGGACACTGACTTTCTCTTGGCATCGTCTCCAAAGTCGGGCACAACCTGGATGAAGGCCCTCATGATTGCTATCGTAAACCGAAAGCACCATGGatcattatcatcatcatctcaTCCTCTGCTCATAAAAAATCCACATAACTGCGTACCCTTCTTAGAATTACGCGACCAAGAGCACATGATTGGATCCAATCCGATCACGTACCTAGACTCTCTTCCTGCAGCATCACCTAGGTTGCTTTCAACCCACATTCCATACTCATCGTTACCAAAATCCGTTTTGGCCGGTCGGATTGTGTACATTGCTAGGAACCCTAAAGatgtttttgtttccttttggaAATTTTCGGAGCAGTTTGCGtcaaaaaataaccaaaaacttCATAAGTCACCAAGTATTTCTATGGAAGAGGCATTTGAGTTGTTTTGCAATGGGGTTTCAACTAATGGCCCCTTCTGGGATCATGTTTTAGGGTATTGGAAAGCGAGCACGGAACGCCCCGATGAGGTGCTGTTTGTGAAGTACGAGGACATGAAGAGGGACACAATGCACCATGTGAAGAAGCTGGCTGAGTTCATGGGGCATCCTTTTTCGTCGGAGGAAGAGAGGGAAGGTGTGCTGCAAGAAGTGATAGAGTTGTGCAGTTTTGAGAATTTGAGTAATTTGGAGGTGAACAAAAGTGGGACATTCCAAGTGCATGTGGCGTCCCAAACCGGGCAAAACCAGTTACTGGTGGACAACAGTGCCTTCTTCCGGCGAGGTGAGGTCGGAGACTCCAAGAACCATCTGACACCTGAGATGCTCGAGCGTCTTGACAAAATCACACAAGAAAAGTTGGGCACTTTTGGTTTGGAACTTTAG
- the LOC126627021 gene encoding isoaspartyl peptidase/L-asparaginase 1-like produces MGWAIALHGGAGDIPLSLPPERRLPREAGLRRSLHIGVEALKANTPPLDVVELVVRELENIPHFNAGKGSVLTTDGTVEMEACIMDDKKRCGAVSGLTTVVNPISLARLVMEKTPHIYLAFDGAEAFARKQGVETLDSSHFITPENVERLSQAKEAKRVQIDYTQPLHKDEKKETPDADGDSKLGTVGCVAVDSFGNLASATSTGGLVNKMVGRIGDTPIIGAGTYANNLCAVSATGKGEAIIRGTVARDVAALMEFKGVSLKEAAAYVVEEGTPKGNVGLVAVSAAGEVTMPFNTTGMFRACATEDGYSEIAIWPNSVENGVDKH; encoded by the exons atggggtgGGCAATAGCACTTCACGGCGGCGCAGGTGACATCCCGCTCTCTCTTCCACCTGAGCGGCGCCTGCCTCGCGAGGCCGGCCTCCGCCGCAGCCTCCACATCGGCGTCGAAGCTCTCAAAGCCAACACCCCACCTTTGGACGTCGTTGAGCTTGTG GTTAGGGAGCTAGAGAACATTCCACACTTCAATGCTGGAAAGGGGTCAGTGCTGACCACAGATGGCACTGTTGAAATGGAAGCTTGCATCATGGATGACAAAAAGAGATGTGGAGCTGTTTCTGGACTCACCACCGTCGTCAATCCCATCTCTTTAGCACGATTGGTCATGGAGAAAACTCCTCACATTTATCTTGCTTTTGATGGAGCAGAAGCCTTTGCTAGGAAACAg GGTGTTGAGACGCTAGATTCGAGTCATTTCATTACCCCGGAGAACGTAGAAAGGCTCAGTCAGGCAAAAGAAGCCAAGAGAGTTCAG ATTGATTATACACAACCCCTTCACAAAGATGAGAAGAAAGAAACACCAGACGCTGATGGTGATAGTAAACTTGGGACTGTTGGATGCGTGGCTGTTGATAGTTTCGGAAATTTAGCTTCTGCAACTTCCACTGGCGGATTAGTCAACAAGATGGTTGGCCGGATTGGGGACACACCCATCATTGGTGCAGGGACATATGCCAACAATCTCTGCGCAGTTTCTGCTACTGGCAAAGGCGAAGCAATTATTCGTGGCACAGTTGCAAGGGATGTGGCAGCTCTTATGGAGTTCAAGGGTGTTTCTCTCAAAGAAGCAGCAGCTTATGTCGTGGAGGAGGGCACTCCAAAAGGCAATGTAGGGCTGGTTGCTGTGTCTGCCGCAGGGGAAGTCACGATGCCTTTCAATACCACCGGTATGTTTCGAGCTTGTGCCACTGAGGATGGGTATTCGGAGATTGCAATATGGCCTAATTCTGTGGAAAATGGAGTGGATAAGCATTGA
- the LOC126627020 gene encoding isoaspartyl peptidase/L-asparaginase 1-like yields the protein MWWAIALQGGAGDIPLSLPPERRLPREAGIRHCLHIGVEALKANTPPLDVVELVVRELENIPHFNAGKGSVLTTDGTVEMEACIMDDKKRCGAVSGLTTVVNPISLARLVMEKTPHIYLAFGGAEAFAREQGVETLDSNHFITPDNVERLNQAKEAKRVQIDYTQPLHKDKKEEKPDADGDGKLGTVGCVAVDSFGNLASATSTGGFVNKMVGRIGDTPIIGAGTYANNLCAVSATGKGEAIIRGTVARDVAALMEFKGVSLKEAAAYVVEEGTPKGNVGLVAVSAAGEVTMPFNTTGMFRACATEDGYSEIGIWPNSVENEVDKH from the exons atgtggtGGGCAATAGCACTTCAAGGCGGCGCAGGTGACATCCCGCTCTCTCTTCCACCTGAGCGCCGCCTGCCTCGCGAGGCCGGCATCCGCCACTGCCTCCACATCGGCGTCGAAGCTCTCAAAGCCAACACCCCACCTTTGGACGTCGTTGAGCTTGTG GTTAGGGAGCTAGAGAACATTCCACACTTCAATGCTGGAAAGGGGTCAGTGCTAACCACAGATGGCACAGTTGAAATGGAAGCTTGCATCATGGATGACAAAAAGAGATGTGGAGCTGTTTCTGGACTCACCACTGTCGTCAATCCCATCTCTTTAGCAAGATTGGTCATGGAGAAAACTCCTCACATTTATCTTGCTTTTGGTGGAGCAGAAGCCTTTGCTAGGGAACAg GGTGTTGAGACTCTAGATTCGAATCATTTCATTACCCCGGATAACGTAGAAAGGCTCAATCAGGCAAAAGAAGCCAAGAGAGTTCAG ATTGATTATACACAACCCCTTCACAAAgataagaaggaagaaaaaccaGACGCTGATGGCGATGGTAAACTTGGGACTGTTGGATGCGTGGCTGTTGATAGTTTCGGAAATTTAGCTTCTGCAACTTCTACTGGCGGATTTGTCAACAAGATGGTTGGCCGGATTGGGGACACGCCCATCATTGGTGCAGGGACATATGCCAACAATCTCTGCGCTGTTTCTGCTACGGGCAAAGGTGAAGCAATTATTCGTGGTACGGTTGCAAGGGATGTGGCAGCTCTTATGGAGTTTAAAGGTGTTTCTCTCAAAGAAGCAGCAGCTTATGTCGTGGAGGAAGGTACTCCAAAAGGCAATGTAGGGCTGGTTGCTGTGTCTGCTGCAGGGGAAGTCACGATGCCTTTCAATACCACCGGTATGTTTCGAGCTTGCGCTACTGAGGATGGGTATTCGGAGATTGGAATATGGCCTAATTCTGTGGAAAATGAAGTGGATAAGCATTGA
- the LOC126627019 gene encoding protein MICROTUBULE BINDING PROTEIN 2C-like yields MYDPQHFLESQENSSNFGDPKSWLSGDANSSPTHRSTQSSLAHSSTATNSNLDRVLFKDLVEIVPLVQSLIDRKASSSFTRRGSVAYTKTPSRESLPKKVEQKGRNVAQSIPARQKRDHGDKVSSKNAGSLDADSFSSFSSRASAAEKEELDTLRVLVDDLQKKVSEKEELLKSSEVSKDQLNTVQAILNEYKHQVAEKDTVIKAAKQQLSDAKIKLADKQAALEKLQWEVMSSNRKVEKLEGEQDSLQGQISSFMLLIESLMKADPIIYGEDYDISTCTVDHLPHIDNLDEAQMRKMEEARRAYITAVAATKEKQDEESIAAAASARLHLQSFILT; encoded by the exons atgtACGACCCGCAGCATTTCCTGGAATCGCAAGAGAATTCCAGTAATTTCGGGGACCCAAAATCCTGGCTTTCCGGGGATGCCAACTCGTCCCCGACCCACCGCTCGACTCAGTCCTCACTCGCTCACTCCTCCACCGCCACCAACAGCAATCTCGATCGCGTCCTCTTCAAAGACCTCGTCGAGATCGTCCCTCTCGTCCAGTCCCTCATC GATCGGAAAGCTAGCAGTTCTTTTACGCGGCGGGGTTCGGTGGCCTACACCAAGACACCTTCAAGAGAATCCTTACCCAAAAAA GTTGAACAAAAAGGGAGGAATGTGGCTCAATCCATTCCCGCCAGACAGAAGAGGGATCATGGAGACAAGGTCTCAAGCAAAAATGCTGGCAGCCTTGATGCTGACAGCTTTTCAAGTTTTTCCTCAAGGGCTTCGGCAGCGGAAAAAGAAGAGTTGGATACATTAAGGGTACTGGTTGATGATTTGCAAAAGAAAGTATCAGAGAAGGAGGAACTTTTAAAGTCGTCAGAGGTCTCAAAGGACCAATTGAACACTGTTCAAGCAATACTGAATGAATATAAGCACCAAGTTGCAGAAAAAGACACGGTAATAAAGGCTGCTAAGCAACAACTCTCTGATGCAAAG ATTAAACTTGCAGACAAGCAAGCTGCTTTGGAAAAGTTACAGTGGGAAGTGATGTCATCCAACAGGAAAGTGGAGAAGCTCGAAGGAGAGCAAGACTCCTTGCAAGGACAGATTTCGTCATTTATGCTCCTAATTGAAAGCTTGATGAAAGCCGATCCCATTATATACGGTGAAGATTATGATATTTCAACGTGTACTGTGGATCATCTTCCTCACATT GATAATTTGGATGAGGCACAGATGAGGAAAATGGAAGAAGCTAGAAGAGCATACATCACTGCTGTTGCTGCCACAAAAGAAAAGCAAGACGAAGAATCTATTGCCGCTGCAGCCAGTGCAAGGTTACATCTTCAGTCATTTATTCTCACATGA
- the LOC126627018 gene encoding uncharacterized protein LOC126627018 isoform X4 yields MKWWSLLFHNVLHLPDSEVVLNPHPDDSQNMRAIKEAVTAGDCAAWKDSARKAAMDYDLPELVAFLQGSSNYQLFKDICIDKEVRCKDKCSVENCEFYHSSTACMLDSDPDSESESIRESLDSESSTSTDENDCKKDDLSNDHSIKKIISEKVFLVGQGPSNAVLAANSMGLSITMGDNRRTSNASVKGDLENTSGSAEFHAPEMENMLRHDSSEDGMSDGLAESSQRHQHCSRGSSSSAYELPSGSFSYSGRIPGFGSISFRSSSSTTSSRSFSFPILSSEWNGSPARMGSADHRQLHRHRHWGMRFLCCKF; encoded by the exons ATGAAATGGTGGAGCCTTCTATTTCATAATGTTTTGCACCTGCCAG ACAGTGAGGTGGTTCTGAATCCACATCCAGATGATAGTCAGAATATGCGCGCTATAAAGGAAGCCGTGACAGCTGGTGATTGCGCAGCTTGGAAGGATTCTGCTAGAAAGGCTGCAATGGACTATGACTTGCCAGAGTTGGTTGCATTCCTTCAAGGGAGCAGCAACTACCAGTTGTTCAAGGACATCTGCATTGACAAGGAAGTTCGATGCAAAGATAAGTGTTCCGTAGAAAACTGTGAATTCTATCATAGTAGCACTGCTTGCATGCTTGATTCTGATCCGGACAGCGAGAGCGAGTCAATTAGAGAATCTCTGGACTCGGAGTCATCCACTTCAACGGATGAGAATGACTGCAAAAAGGATGATCTATCAAATGATCATTCAATCAAAAAGATCATATCCGAAAAAGTGTTTTTGGTTGGACAG GGTCCAAGTAACGCAGTCTTGGCCGCAAACTCAATGGGATTATCTATAACTATGGGTGACAACAGACGGACAAGCAATGCTTCTGTAAAAGGTGACCTAGAAAATACAAGCGGAAGCGCAGAGTTTCATGCCCCAGAAATGGAAAACATGTTGAGGCATGATTCGTCCGAAGATGGGATGTCAGATGGCCTAGCAGAATCGAGTCAACGACACCAGCATTGCAGCAGAGGATCCAGTTCCTCTGCATACGAACTTCCTTCGGGCTCGTTTTCGTACTCAGGAAGAATACCAGGTTTTGGCAGCATCTCTTTTCGGTCGAGCAGCAGCACAACTAGCTCTCGGTCTTTCTCTTTTCCCAT ATTATCCTCGGAATGGAATGGCAGCCCGGCGAGAATGGGGAGCGCTGACCATAGACAATTACACCGGCACCGGCACTGGGGGATGCGATTTCTCTGCTGCAAATTCTga
- the LOC126627018 gene encoding uncharacterized protein LOC126627018 isoform X2, protein MFCTCQFNRVSMDGHSTMVFQPVYNSFKFKNSEAMKGLKVEKSTSSNDDNLFISDLQSQDSEVVLNPHPDDSQNMRAIKEAVTAGDCAAWKDSARKAAMDYDLPELVAFLQGSSNYQLFKDICIDKEVRCKDKCSVENCEFYHSSTACMLDSDPDSESESIRESLDSESSTSTDENDCKKDDLSNDHSIKKIISEKVFLVGQGPSNAVLAANSMGLSITMGDNRRTSNASVKGDLENTSGSAEFHAPEMENMLRHDSSEDGMSDGLAESSQRHQHCSRGSSSSAYELPSGSFSYSGRIPGFGSISFRSSSSTTSSRSFSFPILSSEWNGSPARMGSADHRQLHRHRHWGMRFLCCKF, encoded by the exons ATGTTTTGCACCTGCCAG TTCAATAGGGTGTCCATGGATGGCCATTCAACCATGGTCTTCCAGCCTGTTTACAATTCCTTCAAGTTCAAAAATTCCGAAGCCATGAAGGGATTGAAGGTGGAAAAAAGTACTAGTTCAAACGATGATAATCTGTTCATTTCTGATTTGCAAAGTCAAGACAGTGAGGTGGTTCTGAATCCACATCCAGATGATAGTCAGAATATGCGCGCTATAAAGGAAGCCGTGACAGCTGGTGATTGCGCAGCTTGGAAGGATTCTGCTAGAAAGGCTGCAATGGACTATGACTTGCCAGAGTTGGTTGCATTCCTTCAAGGGAGCAGCAACTACCAGTTGTTCAAGGACATCTGCATTGACAAGGAAGTTCGATGCAAAGATAAGTGTTCCGTAGAAAACTGTGAATTCTATCATAGTAGCACTGCTTGCATGCTTGATTCTGATCCGGACAGCGAGAGCGAGTCAATTAGAGAATCTCTGGACTCGGAGTCATCCACTTCAACGGATGAGAATGACTGCAAAAAGGATGATCTATCAAATGATCATTCAATCAAAAAGATCATATCCGAAAAAGTGTTTTTGGTTGGACAG GGTCCAAGTAACGCAGTCTTGGCCGCAAACTCAATGGGATTATCTATAACTATGGGTGACAACAGACGGACAAGCAATGCTTCTGTAAAAGGTGACCTAGAAAATACAAGCGGAAGCGCAGAGTTTCATGCCCCAGAAATGGAAAACATGTTGAGGCATGATTCGTCCGAAGATGGGATGTCAGATGGCCTAGCAGAATCGAGTCAACGACACCAGCATTGCAGCAGAGGATCCAGTTCCTCTGCATACGAACTTCCTTCGGGCTCGTTTTCGTACTCAGGAAGAATACCAGGTTTTGGCAGCATCTCTTTTCGGTCGAGCAGCAGCACAACTAGCTCTCGGTCTTTCTCTTTTCCCAT ATTATCCTCGGAATGGAATGGCAGCCCGGCGAGAATGGGGAGCGCTGACCATAGACAATTACACCGGCACCGGCACTGGGGGATGCGATTTCTCTGCTGCAAATTCTga
- the LOC126627018 gene encoding uncharacterized protein LOC126627018 isoform X1, with protein MFCTCQQFNRVSMDGHSTMVFQPVYNSFKFKNSEAMKGLKVEKSTSSNDDNLFISDLQSQDSEVVLNPHPDDSQNMRAIKEAVTAGDCAAWKDSARKAAMDYDLPELVAFLQGSSNYQLFKDICIDKEVRCKDKCSVENCEFYHSSTACMLDSDPDSESESIRESLDSESSTSTDENDCKKDDLSNDHSIKKIISEKVFLVGQGPSNAVLAANSMGLSITMGDNRRTSNASVKGDLENTSGSAEFHAPEMENMLRHDSSEDGMSDGLAESSQRHQHCSRGSSSSAYELPSGSFSYSGRIPGFGSISFRSSSSTTSSRSFSFPILSSEWNGSPARMGSADHRQLHRHRHWGMRFLCCKF; from the exons ATGTTTTGCACCTGCCAG CAGTTCAATAGGGTGTCCATGGATGGCCATTCAACCATGGTCTTCCAGCCTGTTTACAATTCCTTCAAGTTCAAAAATTCCGAAGCCATGAAGGGATTGAAGGTGGAAAAAAGTACTAGTTCAAACGATGATAATCTGTTCATTTCTGATTTGCAAAGTCAAGACAGTGAGGTGGTTCTGAATCCACATCCAGATGATAGTCAGAATATGCGCGCTATAAAGGAAGCCGTGACAGCTGGTGATTGCGCAGCTTGGAAGGATTCTGCTAGAAAGGCTGCAATGGACTATGACTTGCCAGAGTTGGTTGCATTCCTTCAAGGGAGCAGCAACTACCAGTTGTTCAAGGACATCTGCATTGACAAGGAAGTTCGATGCAAAGATAAGTGTTCCGTAGAAAACTGTGAATTCTATCATAGTAGCACTGCTTGCATGCTTGATTCTGATCCGGACAGCGAGAGCGAGTCAATTAGAGAATCTCTGGACTCGGAGTCATCCACTTCAACGGATGAGAATGACTGCAAAAAGGATGATCTATCAAATGATCATTCAATCAAAAAGATCATATCCGAAAAAGTGTTTTTGGTTGGACAG GGTCCAAGTAACGCAGTCTTGGCCGCAAACTCAATGGGATTATCTATAACTATGGGTGACAACAGACGGACAAGCAATGCTTCTGTAAAAGGTGACCTAGAAAATACAAGCGGAAGCGCAGAGTTTCATGCCCCAGAAATGGAAAACATGTTGAGGCATGATTCGTCCGAAGATGGGATGTCAGATGGCCTAGCAGAATCGAGTCAACGACACCAGCATTGCAGCAGAGGATCCAGTTCCTCTGCATACGAACTTCCTTCGGGCTCGTTTTCGTACTCAGGAAGAATACCAGGTTTTGGCAGCATCTCTTTTCGGTCGAGCAGCAGCACAACTAGCTCTCGGTCTTTCTCTTTTCCCAT ATTATCCTCGGAATGGAATGGCAGCCCGGCGAGAATGGGGAGCGCTGACCATAGACAATTACACCGGCACCGGCACTGGGGGATGCGATTTCTCTGCTGCAAATTCTga
- the LOC126627018 gene encoding uncharacterized protein LOC126627018 isoform X3 — protein sequence MDGHSTMVFQPVYNSFKFKNSEAMKGLKVEKSTSSNDDNLFISDLQSQDSEVVLNPHPDDSQNMRAIKEAVTAGDCAAWKDSARKAAMDYDLPELVAFLQGSSNYQLFKDICIDKEVRCKDKCSVENCEFYHSSTACMLDSDPDSESESIRESLDSESSTSTDENDCKKDDLSNDHSIKKIISEKVFLVGQGPSNAVLAANSMGLSITMGDNRRTSNASVKGDLENTSGSAEFHAPEMENMLRHDSSEDGMSDGLAESSQRHQHCSRGSSSSAYELPSGSFSYSGRIPGFGSISFRSSSSTTSSRSFSFPILSSEWNGSPARMGSADHRQLHRHRHWGMRFLCCKF from the exons ATGGATGGCCATTCAACCATGGTCTTCCAGCCTGTTTACAATTCCTTCAAGTTCAAAAATTCCGAAGCCATGAAGGGATTGAAGGTGGAAAAAAGTACTAGTTCAAACGATGATAATCTGTTCATTTCTGATTTGCAAAGTCAAGACAGTGAGGTGGTTCTGAATCCACATCCAGATGATAGTCAGAATATGCGCGCTATAAAGGAAGCCGTGACAGCTGGTGATTGCGCAGCTTGGAAGGATTCTGCTAGAAAGGCTGCAATGGACTATGACTTGCCAGAGTTGGTTGCATTCCTTCAAGGGAGCAGCAACTACCAGTTGTTCAAGGACATCTGCATTGACAAGGAAGTTCGATGCAAAGATAAGTGTTCCGTAGAAAACTGTGAATTCTATCATAGTAGCACTGCTTGCATGCTTGATTCTGATCCGGACAGCGAGAGCGAGTCAATTAGAGAATCTCTGGACTCGGAGTCATCCACTTCAACGGATGAGAATGACTGCAAAAAGGATGATCTATCAAATGATCATTCAATCAAAAAGATCATATCCGAAAAAGTGTTTTTGGTTGGACAG GGTCCAAGTAACGCAGTCTTGGCCGCAAACTCAATGGGATTATCTATAACTATGGGTGACAACAGACGGACAAGCAATGCTTCTGTAAAAGGTGACCTAGAAAATACAAGCGGAAGCGCAGAGTTTCATGCCCCAGAAATGGAAAACATGTTGAGGCATGATTCGTCCGAAGATGGGATGTCAGATGGCCTAGCAGAATCGAGTCAACGACACCAGCATTGCAGCAGAGGATCCAGTTCCTCTGCATACGAACTTCCTTCGGGCTCGTTTTCGTACTCAGGAAGAATACCAGGTTTTGGCAGCATCTCTTTTCGGTCGAGCAGCAGCACAACTAGCTCTCGGTCTTTCTCTTTTCCCAT ATTATCCTCGGAATGGAATGGCAGCCCGGCGAGAATGGGGAGCGCTGACCATAGACAATTACACCGGCACCGGCACTGGGGGATGCGATTTCTCTGCTGCAAATTCTga